The region TTACTTACCTTGTAGCCATAGAGAAGACTGGGGCCTTGATGATCCATCTGGTAAATCTGATGATGAATTTATTAAAACAGCAAAGATAATAGAAGCGAAGGTTATTGATCTTAAAAATAGGATACTAAATGGTGAACTAGTATAAGAAACATGTAATTCATTAGTCTGGTACTTAAATAATTATTGAATTAGTCTGACGCTTTTTGACGATTCAAGGCTCTCCATCTTGCTTCATTGGATTACCAAACTTATAATAGTAATGGCCGATGCCCACGTTCCTTGTGAATGAGAGCATCGGCCATTTTTCACGGCATCTTATAATCTGTTTTAAAAAATTCCTGGGCAATCGTAATAAAAGTATTCATCTGTGAAGTAATCCACTTATTTTTGTGGTATAGCAGTTGACTGTACATATGTACGGCAGGAAAGTCTGCTTGAATTTGAGTTAATATACCTCTTTCAATTGATTTACTCACAGAAAACATAGGTAGAAAAGAAACACCCATACCATGCTCTAACAGATGAATAATGGTCTCTGTATTTCCAATCTCAAGCACAGGCTTGATTACTATTTCTTTTTCAGATAGTATCCTTTCTAGCTCATAACGATAACTTACCCCTTTTTCAGTCAAGAGGAATGGTTCATTCTGAAGGGTCTCAATGTTAATTTTTTCTTTCCCTGAAAATGAATGCTTGCTCGAGGTAACAAAAATGATATCTTCCTCTTGCTGTACAGCTCGAACCCATTCAGAACCATAAATTTTTTGATCTAAAGTAAGAAATAAATCAATCTCATTATTTCTTACCATATTAATTAGACCATCTGACATGTCCGTTTTTATTATTGTTTCCACCTTTGGGCATGCATTATGAAATCGTAACAAAAGTTCTGGGAGTATAGCAGTCGCAAGCGATTCCACACTCCCGATACGAAGCGTACCTTCTGGAGTACTCGTTTCTCTGGCAAATACTGCAGCTTCATTGGTTACCCTCATAATTTCATTTGCATGATTAAGAAAAACTTCCCCTTGTTCCGTTAGTGATACCTGTTTTCCAATTCTCTCAAAAAGTTGTGTTCCTAATTCCTTTTCCAATTGCTGTATCTGAATAGTAATTGTGGATTGAGAATAACCCAGTTGTTCTGCTGCCTTTGAAAAATTCTGAGTTGCCGCTACCTTAATAAACGTCTTGATATTTCTAATCTCCATATTTGCACCTATTATTATTTTTAATATATATTATTGAATCTATGAATTTCACAAATACATAGCAGTATGGTACTATATAAAATTAGAAAAATCAAGTTGTATTAAGGTACTTCTTGATACAATGATACAAAAGGGTGGAAATATAATGGAAATGCATGAAATAGTACTTAATACGCAATCTGAGCGTGTAGCAGTTGAATTTATCAAAAAGTTTTGTTCAGAGAAACAGGAATTATATGATCAAAAAATACTTAATGATGCCGATAAAAATCAAATTGCTAAATTAAAACATATGAATATCCCAGAAGAAGGACGTTCCATAGATACCGTTGTTAATGAAATGATGGAGGATATCTACCAATACGGATGCCATACAAATCACACTAGATTTTTAGGCTTTATTCCTGGACCAGCTTCCGAAGTTTCTTGGTTAGGTGATATTATGACTTCTGCCTATAATCTGCATGCTGGAAGCTTTATGAACTGTCCTGCTGCAAGTTGCATTGAACAGGAGTTAATTCAGTGGCTTTGCGAGCAAGCTGGTTATACTAACGAAGCTGGTGGCTTATTTGTGTCCGGTGGTTCAATGGCTAATATGACTGCATTATGTGCTGCTCGAGACAAAATGTTAACAGAGGAGCGTCAGCATCTAGGCGTTGCCTATGTTTCTGATCAAACCCATAGTTCTGTAGCAAAAGGTCTTCGTATCATCGGTATTCCTAACACAAGACTTAGAAAAATACCAACAGATATGAATTTCCGAATGGATATGAAGCAACTAGAGTGCGCTATTCAAGCAGATATTGCTGCAGGCTTGGTTCCTTTTACTGTGATTGCAAGCGTTGGATCTACCAATACTGGAAGCATTGATCCACTGGAGGAAATTGCGCTTTTGTGTAATCAATACAATCTATGGATGCACGTAGATGGAGCATTTGGAGCTTCCGTCTTATTAACAAAGAAATATAAACACCTTCTAAAAGGAATAGAGCTATCCGACAGTATCAGTTGGGATGCTCATAAATGGTTATTTCAAACTTATGGGTGCGGAATGGTATTGGTAAAAGACAAGGCTAATCTTGTGAATAGTTATCACACAAATCCTGAATACCTAAAGGACCTTGAGACAGATGGCGACTGCATTAATCCCTATGATATAGGTATGGAATTGACAAGACCAGCTCGCGGATTAAAGTTATGGCTTACCTTGCAGGTACTTGGAAGTGATAGGATGGGGGCTGCTATTGAGCATGGATTCCAACTCGTAGAGTGGGCAGAAGATGAATTAAAGAAAAATAGTGAAATAGAGATTATATCACCTGCACAACTTGCTATTATAAACTTCCGATATGCCCCTCAGACATTTACAGAAGATCAAAAAGACGAACTGAATTTAAAGATATCAAAGAAGATGATTGACGATGGTTATGCTGGTGTCTTCACCACAGTATTAAACGGTAAAAAAGTTTTACGTATTTGCGCGATTCATCCAGAAGCAACGGAATACGACATGCGTAGCACTGTACAACGCTTGAATCAATATTTTAATGAAATTTATCCAGTAATGAAAGCAGAATTAGTATAGTAAATTTAAATATTTTCATGTGTGAATTCCCTTTTTTATTAGATTTGGTTAGCCGTTAGCCTATTTTCAAGTAAATGATAGGCATTCAGTCATTCCTTACATCGCATATAGATATATGGGATGGTATTACTTATACATGAGTTAAGGTAATTCATTTCTTTAAATTTAATATCAAATATTTAAACAATTATTTTTTTTGTCTATCTAAATAAGTCTACTATCTATTATTTGAACATTTGTAAAAATGTGGTATAATCTTTTTATATATACCACATTTTTACAAATGTTTTTTATTAAATAGATGGAATAGGCGGTGGAAAATAAAATATGAAGTTTGGATTATGCGGAATTGACTGCACACAATGTGACTCATTACAAGCGAAAGAATGTATGGGCTGTAACGCAATGCAAGGATTTTCATTTTATGGAAAATGTCAATGGTATCATTGTTGCAAAGATAAAGGTATAGAACATTGTGGAAAATGTGAATATTTCCCTTGTAGCGATTTGAAGGATGCTCTTGCAGAGGTGGGAGGTTTGCCTGCAATTGATAATCTGAACAGTCTTTTGAATAAAATCCGATTATGTAGGCTAGAAAATCATATATACTAATACAAAATCAAGGGAGCCTTGAAGATGAAAAATTTATCTGAGTCACAATATAATAAAGCTAGAGAATATCTAAAAACTCATGCAAATGACATTGACCGTGCTATGTTTGAATACTATTTTGAAAGCAAACCATTAGAAGAAGTTGTGAAAATTCTGGAGTCCTATCAAAATGAGGACGGTGGATTTGGGATGCTTGATTATGATATCGAATATCCAGGTTCATGCCTTAAAAGCACCGAGAGTGCTTGTAGATACATATATCAATTGGGTGAAATTCCAGCAAACCACCCAATGATTCAAAAACTGATACATTATTTGGTTGTTAACTATAATCTAGGAACTGGTGGTTGGAATAACCTTCTTGTACCGGAAATAAATCATTATCCGCGTGCACCGTGGTGGAACTATGAAGAAGCAAAATTTGTGGCACCAGTGAACAGTGAGGATGTTATACGAAATTATAAACCTAATACGAATGCAGCCTTAGCTGGAATCATTTTAATATATAAGGAACTGGTATCAGAAGAACTTATAAACGAATTAAAGAGTATTGTGATTGAAAAAATAATGACGACTCAGGATTACGGACAATATGAGATGATGTCGTATCATTATTTTGTCAAAGGTCTGGAAGAAGATGAACGGAAACCATTACTAGACGAGCTTATGGGAAATGGCAAACTTATTTCGATTTTAGATGATTATGGTGGCACTGAGAGTGCATACAAACTAACGAATTGGATAGACACCCCTCAACACCCTTATTATCCGATGTATAAGAAGGATGTCTTGGCATGCCTTGAAAATCTGATAAATTCACAAAAAGAAGACGGAAGCTGGGCACCTAACTGGTCTTGGGGCGATGTCGAAGGATGGAAACGTGCCAATAAACGTTTGAAGGGAGTTTTAACAGTTCAATTTTTGAAAATAATTTATAGATTTTCTAATGAGCTGGAAAGATCGTAATAATGATCATTAAATATTTATATTAGCTGGTTACAGTAACTTGCAAAGATATCTTTATTTTGGAGAATTATAATGGAATATAAGTATACAAAAAATGATAATTATGAAGATTTCGCCAGTGGAAGGGTTTTATATCATGTAGGTGGTGAACCTACATTTCCGGTAAGGCTAGCTCTAGAAATATATGAACGATGTTTACAATATTCCATTAAAAAGGCAGAGATTTCCCTTTACGATTGTTGCTGTGGTGGGGCCTATATGCTTTCAATATTAGGATTATTGAAAAGTAATACCATAGCAAATCTTTATGGTAGTGATATAAATTCAGAAAGTATACAATTGGCGAATGATAATCTTGGCCTTTTAACGAAGTCCGGAATCAATAAGCGAAGAGATGAATTAAAAGCTCTTTACCAAACATATAAGAAAGCTTCCCACATAGATGCATTACATAGCATTGACAGGATAGAAGAATTATTGACCAGAGAAATAAAAACTTATTTATTCAAAGGAAATGTTCTTGAGGTTTGTGACTTGCCATTCACCCCTGATATAATTATTACCGATGTTCCTTATGGTAATATGGTTGAATGGGAAGAGGGTAGTGGAGGTATCAATCAAATGATGAATGCCTTATCAGCAGTGTGTGGGAGTGACACAATCATTTGCGTCTGTATGGACAAAAAACAGAAGATACACAACGATATTTTTCAAAGACTTGAAAGGCAACTGGTTGGTAAGAGGAAATTTGAGATATATAAGAAAAAGGCATCTGAGATTGCATGGGTAGCTCTATATAAACTATTTGTATTGATATACAAACATATGTTTGGTATAATAATTGAAAAAGAATGTTTATAGAAGGAGGAGCTTTTAAAGTATGGTTAATATATTTAACATGGATAATATTCCTAATGAATACACCATGGATTTTTTAGGAAAAGCTAATACATCTTATTTAGGTAAATTAGCGGGAAGCGATAAACTTTATGTCAATATAGATAGAATATCACCAGGGGCTAAGAGTGCTAAATATCACAGTCATACAAAGCAAGAAGAATTTTTCATAATTCTTAGCGGGTATGGGACTTTAAGAATAGATGGAAAAGAATATTTAGTAAAGAAAGGGGATTTTGTTTCTAAGCCAGCCGGGAAAGGAATAGCGCACCAATTTATCAATACTGGAGAGGAAGTCCTAGAGATACTTGATGTCGGTACCAAAGAGGAGGGCGACATAGCGTATTATCCTGATGAAGAGATATATTATTTTAGTGATGAAAACCTTGTTTTTAATGTGAATAGTAAATTAAGTACATGGGATTCTGAACCAAATAAATGAATTGAAAAGTATACAGTATGTGCCCTGCTGCTATACTGGGTCAGCGTATTGCACCAGGTTTTGAAATCAACAAATCTGGATTTTAATGACATACAAAAGAAAGAAATAGACAATTTTGAATTTATCGAGCTGTTTATAATCAAAGATTATTTACATAACTGTGTTTAGGAGGTTTAAGATGAATCATAAAGATGGTGAATTAGTCCAAAAAATTATTAAACTTCAAAATAATGAGACTATTGAGATACGCAAGTTGACACCAAGTCTTGCAGAAGATTACGTACATTTTTTTGATACTACACCACACGATGACAATGTGGATGAACATAAATGCTATTGTGTATGTTGGTGTAACGATGATTATGAGGGCAAAGATTTTTCAACAGTAGAGAAAAGAAGAAGAAGTGCCCTACAATATGTTAAAAGCAATAATATTCAAGGTTATCTTGCTTATAGTGGCGATGTGGTCGTTGGATGGTGTAACGCCAATACGAAATCAGATTGTTTGAAATGTGCTAGTTGGCGAAGATTTATGGATTATGTTCCTTTAGAGGCATCTACCTCAGGTATAAAGGTGAAATCCATATTCTGTTTCGTGATTGCACCGGAGATGAAAAGAAAAGGCATTGCCACGCTACTATTGGAGCGTGTGTGTAAGGATGCGGTCCAAGATGGATTTGACTTTGTGGAGGTATACCCTTACAAAGAATCTAGTTATCAATCATCAGATTTTGGCGGTCATTTTGAGATGTATAATAAAAATGGGTTTCATGTGTCTTTAGAGACTGAACAAGGGCTTGTCATGAGGAAGCAGTTAAAGTAGTCTGTTCAAAATAGGCATTATATGAAGCTGACAACTTCCAATTTAAGTTGATTAATATAAATAGGAAGTTGAAAATGAGGATTACTTATATTTGATGAGGTGAACAAAATGAAGTCTATAACAATTTGTGGTAGTATGAAATTTGCAGAGAAAATGAAACAGATTGCTTGGAGACTGGAGGTTGAAAAAGGGTTTAATGTACTTCAATGCATCTATAATGAGCAGAATGAGCCTATAACT is a window of Lachnoclostridium phytofermentans ISDg DNA encoding:
- a CDS encoding LysR family transcriptional regulator, producing the protein MEIRNIKTFIKVAATQNFSKAAEQLGYSQSTITIQIQQLEKELGTQLFERIGKQVSLTEQGEVFLNHANEIMRVTNEAAVFARETSTPEGTLRIGSVESLATAILPELLLRFHNACPKVETIIKTDMSDGLINMVRNNEIDLFLTLDQKIYGSEWVRAVQQEEDIIFVTSSKHSFSGKEKINIETLQNEPFLLTEKGVSYRYELERILSEKEIVIKPVLEIGNTETIIHLLEHGMGVSFLPMFSVSKSIERGILTQIQADFPAVHMYSQLLYHKNKWITSQMNTFITIAQEFFKTDYKMP
- a CDS encoding pyridoxal phosphate-dependent decarboxylase family protein, which codes for MEMHEIVLNTQSERVAVEFIKKFCSEKQELYDQKILNDADKNQIAKLKHMNIPEEGRSIDTVVNEMMEDIYQYGCHTNHTRFLGFIPGPASEVSWLGDIMTSAYNLHAGSFMNCPAASCIEQELIQWLCEQAGYTNEAGGLFVSGGSMANMTALCAARDKMLTEERQHLGVAYVSDQTHSSVAKGLRIIGIPNTRLRKIPTDMNFRMDMKQLECAIQADIAAGLVPFTVIASVGSTNTGSIDPLEEIALLCNQYNLWMHVDGAFGASVLLTKKYKHLLKGIELSDSISWDAHKWLFQTYGCGMVLVKDKANLVNSYHTNPEYLKDLETDGDCINPYDIGMELTRPARGLKLWLTLQVLGSDRMGAAIEHGFQLVEWAEDELKKNSEIEIISPAQLAIINFRYAPQTFTEDQKDELNLKISKKMIDDGYAGVFTTVLNGKKVLRICAIHPEATEYDMRSTVQRLNQYFNEIYPVMKAELV
- a CDS encoding DUF3795 domain-containing protein, whose product is MKFGLCGIDCTQCDSLQAKECMGCNAMQGFSFYGKCQWYHCCKDKGIEHCGKCEYFPCSDLKDALAEVGGLPAIDNLNSLLNKIRLCRLENHIY
- a CDS encoding cupin domain-containing protein is translated as MVNIFNMDNIPNEYTMDFLGKANTSYLGKLAGSDKLYVNIDRISPGAKSAKYHSHTKQEEFFIILSGYGTLRIDGKEYLVKKGDFVSKPAGKGIAHQFINTGEEVLEILDVGTKEEGDIAYYPDEEIYYFSDENLVFNVNSKLSTWDSEPNK
- a CDS encoding GNAT family N-acetyltransferase, which encodes MNHKDGELVQKIIKLQNNETIEIRKLTPSLAEDYVHFFDTTPHDDNVDEHKCYCVCWCNDDYEGKDFSTVEKRRRSALQYVKSNNIQGYLAYSGDVVVGWCNANTKSDCLKCASWRRFMDYVPLEASTSGIKVKSIFCFVIAPEMKRKGIATLLLERVCKDAVQDGFDFVEVYPYKESSYQSSDFGGHFEMYNKNGFHVSLETEQGLVMRKQLK